The DNA region ATGTTAAAACTATTACTCCTTGACCCAGCAATTCATCTTCTATGTACAAGGGGAGGTATCACAACATCATAATgctgaaaaaattagaaatgacctAAATGGTTGGATAAATAGGGTGGCATATGATAAAGCTAATAAAAATAATGGTTTTCATTAACCTTAGTCATCAGGGTGAGTCTCATCCTCTCCACTCTCTCGAGCCCACTCCAGCTTCACCTCCAATTCCAACACTTCACTAAACATATATAGAGTAtttcacccaacaacagcagaatacacattcttttcaaactcACATGAAGcatcaccaagatagaccacatctGGGCCATGGAACACACCtcagcaaatttaaaagaatagaaatcacaAAATATGTTCTCAGATCACAATGAGATTAAACTAAACTAGAAGTTAATAACAAAGTTGGCTgaaaaatcccaaaatatttggagatttaacAACACACATCTAAGTAACAAACgggtcaaagaagaagtctcaagaaaaaatttaaaatattttaaagtaaatgaaaatggaaataaaacttatgaaaattttgggatgcagtgaaagcaatgcttagagggaaatttatagcattggatacatatattagaaaagaataaatatctaaaatcaatcatctaagTTTCTACCTTATGatctacaaaagaggaaattaaatccaaacagaagaaaaggtaaaataaaaattagaaaagaaattaaaagtaggaaatcaatagagaaaatcaacaagatcaacagagaaaaatcaacaaaatcaaaagctggttctttgaaaagaccaatacaattgataaacctctagccaggctaactaacaaaagaagagagaaggcacaaattactattatcagaaatgaaaaaagggggCCATCACTATGAATCCTGTGGgcaagaaaatgataataaaggaatattatgaataactCTATGCCtataaatttgataacctagaggaaatggaccaattccttgaaggacacaatctaccaaaactcactcaagaaaaaataatcagaatagGCCcatattaaagaaactgaataattaataaccttccaaaacagcaCTGGGCACAGATGGTTTCATTATGAATGCTATAAaatgtttaaggaagaaattatgacAATTCTCTaccatctcttccagaaaatacaaGCAAAAGGAACACGtcctaactcattctgtgagtcCAGCATTACccaaataccaaaaccagacaaagccattacaagaaaggaaaactacagctAATATCTCTCACGGATATTCACaccaaaattctcaacaaaatattatcaacttGAATCCAATagtgtataaaaagaattatctaTGATGATCAAATgaaatttattccaggtatgcaagtcTGGTTCAACATTTCAAAAgcaatgaacattaaaaaaaaaaaaaagaagaaaaatcttataaTCAGATCAgctgtagaaaaagcatttgacaaaatccaacacccatttgtgataaaaaccctcagcaaactaaaaatagaggtaaacttcctcaacttgataaagaacatgtaTAAAAACTTACAGCCAACATCATAATTAATGGTCAGAAACCAGACGccttcccactaagatcaggaataagaaagatcaggaacaaggatatcccctctcaccactcctattcaacaccTACTGGAAGTTCTAGCAAATGCAATAGAACAAGGAAATAAGGACttctctggaggtccagtggttaggactccgcgatttcactgctgaggacccagGTTCAATGCCTGGTTAGGGAAATAAGAGCCCACAAGATGCAcgttgtggccaaaaaaacaattTCTTTGATCCTAAGACCAATGCcacatattttaggcttttgttACGATACTCTCCACATCTCTGTACTGAATTAGTCAGTTATTGCTGCAGTGGTACTTAGGGAAGATATCCCAAAACTCAGTTGATTATAgtaagcatttgtttttctcactcCTGGGTCTACAGGTTGGTTGAGGTGGCTCTGCTTCACCCTAGACTTCAGGTTGGATTGAGGTCTGATTCTCGTGTCACGTTCTGAAACCTGGACTAAAGGGGCAGCAGCTACTCGGTGAAGTCCTTCTTGTGGTAATCATGGCAGCACAAGAGCCAAACCAAGCTGCACAAGCAGATTTAAGGTCTCATGTTTTGACTACTCACATTTTGCTAAGGAAAGTCACACAGCCAAGTTCAAAGTCAACAGAATAGGAAAGTATATGTTACCCCAAGGGGAAGTGAGTGGGGACTAAATATTTGCCAAAcaataatagaaaagattaaaatcCTTGTCCTCGTGGAGATTACATTCTAGTAAAAAGGATAAATATAAACAACTCAGAAATGAAGATAGTGTGGTCAGATAGGATATTCTCGCAAATGTAAGCAAAGGTACAGACACAAGGATGTCTTACACAGCACATTTGTAATGATAAAACACTGGACAAGGGGCTTctatggtggcacagtggttaagaatccacctggcgatgcaggggacatgggttcgagccctggtcctggaagatcccacatgccacaaagcaactaagcccgtgcaccccaactactgagcccgcatgccatgactactgaagcccacgcacctagagcccatgcgccacaacaagagaagccactgcaatgagaagcccgcgtactgcaacgaagagtagcccccgctcactgcaactagagaaagcccgtgtgcagcaccgaagacccaaagcagccaaaaataaattaaaaaaacaaaactaaactaaaaaacactgggcaacctaaatgttcatcaatcacagctatttaaataaaataatatgtcaaCTAAATAGACTGGTGGGGAGGTTCTTTATTacttattttgataaaatattttgaaaaatatttcaaattatttcaattattttgaaaaataaatggtatACATTTCCTTTAGAAACAAGGTTAAGTCCGTATGTATTAACATGAAAAGGTGGAACTGATGAAGAGGTTTGGGGTATCTCTCCTAAAATGTTTATGCCAATATAATCCTTTATTTTCATCTACACTAAAGAGATGAGTTTGTAAAACACTCCTTAAGTTATATCTTGGGAATTCTTTGCACATCAGAACTTACAAATCTACTACAGTCTTTGAGTGGCTGTACTGGATTCCATAAGGATGGATCATAATTTACTGAATTGCTCCCCTTTAGATGGACACTTGGGGTATTTCCAAGTGTTATATCTATTTAGttttacaataataaatatttctatacatgCATCTTGGCATAATTTTGCAAGAATAATCTACCAGATATTGTGAAGtattataaactttttaaaaagcctcaaGCTAAAATAGCATGGTATTAGCCCAATAATAAAAGCTCATATCAGTGTATCAGAACagagaatctaaaaatatatctatatctctctatacctatatttatatatctacatCTATTCATCTCTATATGAATTTACAGAGGCATTCAGAGGATGGACTTGGTCATGGAGCTGGATATGTCAGAAACCTGATTCCACCATGTCCTAACTGTGGGACCTTGAGACAGTCACTTAATCTCCTTAAACCCAGGGATGTCCTTGAGTGGGGATGATAATGATACCCCATGGCTGCAATATTAAAATAGATATGAAGAGAAAAGTCTCGGCCAACTGGCTAGCACATATTAAGTTCCCAATGCATATTAGATACAATGATcagcattttacaaatgataaaagTGGTGTTACAAACAGTGAAGTATGGAAAGGTTATTAAAAAGTAACTGGAGCAATTTTGTAAATAtatgaagaatgaaattagaaccatAAATACAATTTATCGATTTAATctgcaaaaaccaaaaacaactagaagaaaatatagctaAATATTTAAGTAATGAAAGAATGGGGAAGAAAAGCCTAAGAGAACTGGAAGAAAATGCAGCACTTTCTGGTtataattatatgaaattaaaatatatccaaaaataagcaaaactgaAAAGTATAAACTAGGGAAAGCGAGTTGTAGTATTTGTGAAAGGGTGTCTGACATGCTCAAAAAATATGGTTCAACAATTTGCTATGAAGTCAACATTTAAAGAAATCTCACAAATAACAATAAACAATTTAAGGCTTCcctggctcagtggttaagaatcccccagccaatgcaggggacacgggttcaagccctggtccgggaagatcccacatgccgtggagcaactaagtgcgtgcaccacaactactgagcccgtgcgccacaactactgaagcccgcgcgcctagagcccgtgctccgcaacgagaagccaccgcaatgagaagtctgtgcctcacaaggaagagtagcccccactcactgcaactagagaaagcccgcacacagcaacaaagacccaacgcagtcaaaaaaaaaaaaaaaaattttaagtgaaaaatgcccaggaaggaaaatgtaaatcaaagatCCTATATCGAgcaaagctttcaaaaaaaagcagaactgctctacaaaaaatactaaaggaattCCTTCAGGCTGAAAGCAAGTGACCCCAGATGGCAATTAAAATCCACACAAACAAAGAGTGCTGATAAAAGTAGGTAATTATAAAagataagtgttttttttttctcctttactctctTAAGTGATTTTGAAAGCAACTGGATAAAATAATATGTAGGTAGTGTATTGTTGGGTCTATAGCACAAAGAAATGTAacatatgtgtaatatatttgCCAATAACAGCACAAAGGAGTTGGGTGTGAGTAGAGCTGTAATGGGCTAAGGAAATGACCACAGATGGTAAGGTAATAATTTAAGAATGTATTGTTGAGTTTATAACATTGATATAATATGTGAACTGATAATACACAAATAATGCTTAAAATGGGGAAAGGGAATAGAGCTATATAGGAGaagcttttctttatttattttttaaatatttacttattatttttttatttggctgtgctgggtcttagttgcagcacgtgggatcttcgctgcAGCATGCGGCATACTTTAATggcagcatgagggatctagttccctgaccagaaatcgaacccaggccccctgcaccgGGAGAATGGAGttttaaccgctggaccaccagggaagtcccgagaagcATTTCTTTATATCACGCGAATTAAGTTAGTATAAATCTGAAGCTGATGTTGATAAGTTAAAATGTATATGGTAAaacctagagcaaccactaaaaaaatccaaaaaatatagtgaaaaaaatcactgggGTTAAAATGCTACATtagaaaatatacaataaatgcaAAAGAGAGCATTAAAGACACACAAaagacacatagaaaacaaagttaaatgGCAGACATTAATATTAAAGGTGAATGGGTTAAACAATGCAACCAAAAGTCAGAGATCATCACGCTGGATTAAAAAACATGATCAAAGTATATGTTATCTACAGGGTACACACTTTAgattaaaagacacattagattgaaagtaaaaggatggaaagagaTGTGTCATGCAAACAAACCACAGgagagctggagtagctatactaatatcagacaaaatagactttaaaacaaaaaatgttactaTAGATAAAGATGGATAtcttataatgataaaaggataaaacaagattatataaaatttataaacacacATGTATCTAATAACATGTATCTAATACATAAAACAAAGGCTGGAGGTGTCTTTCAAACTTTCAAGGAACAGGTACTGTCCATCTTATTATAAAGAATTCTTGGAAATATAGACTAAAAATTGAAAATGCTACCATTTATTCCTTTAGACAAAAATATCAATACACAATTATggcaaacataaaaaagaaaatcatatgaaaCTCAGAAATGGCCTCTGATTCTgaattttgtccattttcatACAAGATATCATCTTACCTATCTCTCTGAAATTAAGGGGAACTGCcctgttttcctctttgttcctCAAAATCCAGAGCATTCTGCTCAGTGATGTTTTAACCAGTTTCATCTATTTGTCAATATTTTATTCTCTgcaatcattttcaaaataaatttaaagtcatACTTTCAAATAGTAGTaaatttcctttatgttttaaTTCAAGAACAGGATTACTAGTGAGTACATTTTGCTAGAACAACTTGAAGGAATTACTAGGggctggaaaataaaattgtggAGACTATCCAGCAATTTAGAAAGGTTTTATTACAAAATGTAAGTGGAAAATCAGGATATAAATAAGTATCTGTGTAAAATATCACAGTGCATTGACATAAATGGAACAGAAGGTGGAAAAAATGCAGTTGATTAACACGACTGGGCATTGAGAATTTTGGaggatattttttccttgtttaacTTACTCATGTGCCTGTCATAATGTTGCGTGATACATAAAGCTCAGATACAAAGGTAAAAAAATAACTAGCTTGATAGGGGTGGTGACggcggtggtgggatgaattgggagattgggactgacatatatacactaatatgtaaaaaacagataactagggcttccctggtggcgcagtggttgagagtgtgcctgccgatgcaggggacactggtttgtgccccggtccgggaagatcccacatgccacggagtggctgggcccgtgagccatggccgctgagcctgcgcaaaccagataactaataagaacctgctgtataaaaaaaataaataaaataaaattccaaaaaaaaaataactagctTGAATGTGTGGAAGAATTAGGGCTTCCTGGAGCCCTTAAATGAaccctctccttcctgccccaacACCAGTCCGACCCTCTCATCACAAGTTCCtgtatctctgtgtctctgttgtgagaaagagaaatcagCCCTGATATCCAGGAACCAGCCTAGCACTCACAGCTAGGTCTtggtactttctttctttctttctttctttcttttttgctgtgccatgcagcatgtgggatcttagttccctgaccagggattgaacccatgccccctgcactggaagcacagagtcttaaccactggactgccagggaagtcccttggtgatttttcttttttttttttaacatctttattggagtataattactttacaatgttgttttagtgtctgctgtataacaaagtgaatcagctatatgtatacatatatccccatatcccttccctcttgtgtctccctcccatcctccctattccatccctctaggtggtcacaaagcactgagctgatctccctgtgctatgcagctgcttcccactagctattttatatttggtagtgtatatatgtccatgccactctttcacttcgtcccagcttacccttccccctccccgtgtcctcaagtccattccctacgtctgtgtctttattcctgtcctgtccctaggttcttcagaacctttctttttttttctttagattccatatatatgtgttagcatacggtatttgtttttctctttctgacttacttcactctgtatgacagactctaggtccatccacctcactacaaataactcaatttgtatggctgagtaatattccactgtatatatgtgccaaatcttctttatccattcatctgttgatggacacttaggttgcttccatgtcctggctattgtaaatagagctgcaataaacattgtggtacatgactctttttgaattatggttttctctgagtatatgcccaatagtgggattgctgggtcatatggcagttctatttgtagttttttaaggaacctccatactgttctccacagtggctgtatcaatttacattcccaccaacagtgcaagagggttcccttttctccacactctctccagcatttactgtttgtagattttttgatgagggccattctgactggagtgaggtgatacctcattgtagttttgatttgcatttctctaatgattagtgatgttgagcatcctttaatgtgtttgttggcaatctgtatatcttctttggagaaatgtctatttaggtcttctgccttttttcttttttcattttaacatctttattggagtataattgctttacaatggtatgttagttgcagcttcacaacaaaatgaatcagttatatatatacatatgttcccatatctcttcccgcttgcatctccctccctcccaccctccctatcccacccctccaggcggtcacaaagcaccgagctgatctccctgtgctatgcggctgcttcccactagctatctaccttacgtttggtagtgtatatatgtccatgcctctctctctctttgtcaccgtttacccttcccccccccgcccatagcctcaagtccattctctagtagtaagtctgtgtctttattcctgtttcacccctaggtttttcatgacattttttttcttaaattccatatatatgtgttagcatacggtatttgtctctctctttctgacttacttcactctgtatgacagactctaggtctatccaccacattacaaatagctcaatttcgtttttttttttatggctgagtaatattccattgtatatatgtgccacatcttctttatccattcatccgatgatggacacttaggttgtttccatctctgggctattgtaaatagagctgcaatgaacattttggtacatgactctttttgaattatggttttctcagggtatatgcccagtagtgggattgctgggtcatatggtagttctatttgtagttttttaaggaacctccatactgttctccacagtggctgtatcaatttacattcccaccaacagtgcaagagggttcccttttctccacactctctccagcatttactgtttgtagattttttgatgagggccattctgactggagtgaggtgatacctcattgtagttttgatttgcatttctctaacgattagtgatgttgagcatcctttaatgtgtttgttggcaatctgtatattttctttggagaaatgtctatttaggtcttctgcccatttttggattgggttgtttgtttttttgatattgagctgcatgagctgcttataaattttggagattaatcctttgtcagttgcttcatttgcagatattttctcccattctgaggggtgtcttttcgtcttgtttatgttttcctcttctgcgcaaaagcttttaagtttcattagatcccatttttttgtttttatttccatttctctaggaggtgggtcaaaaaggatcttgctgtgatttatgtcatagaatgttctgcctatgttttcctctaagagttttatagtgtctggtcttacatttaggtctttaatccattttgagtttatttttgtgtatggtgttagggagtgttctaatttcattcttttacatgtagctgtccagtgttcccagcaccacttattgaagaggatttcttttctccattgtatattcttgcctccttaatcaaaaataaggtgaccataggtgcatgggtttatctctgggctttctatcatgttccattgatctatatttctgtttttgtgccagtaccatactgtcttgattactgtagctttgtagtatagtctgaagtcagggagcctgtttcttccagctctgtttttctttctcaagatggctttggctattcggggtcttttgtgtttccatacaaattgtgaaattttttgttctagttctgtgaaaaatgccattggtagtttgatagggattgcactgaacctgtagattgctttgggtagtatagtcattttcacagtgtcgattcttccaatccaagaacatggtatatctctccatctgtttgtatcatctttaatttctttcatcagtgtcttatagttttctgcatagaggtcttttgcctccttaggtaggtttattcctaggtattttattctttttgttgcaatggtaaatgggagtgtttccttaatttctctttcatatttttcatcattggtgtatagaaatgcaagagatttctgtgcattaattttttatcctgctactttgcttgGTGCTTTTTTGATGAACACAGAGAGTTGCACAGAATATCAGTGTCACACAAGGCCATTCTGTGACTGTtacaaagtaagaaaaaagaagaccaCTCTGTAAGCATGTGAACACTAAAACATGAACACTGTCCAAGCCACAAAAATGACCAAACTCCCCCTGTGCTGGTGGATATGAGTGACTGCTACTTCTTTGCCAATCACAGCTTTGGCCTCAGTCTAGTTTTCCCTCCTtctagataaaatatattaagatagTGAACCAAAATTACCCTcactttgtgacatctttgaatCCAGAGCAAAGACCCAATCCTTACCAAAATCACCTCATACAATCCCAAGTCTTTTAATAAGTCCTTTTGAGCACCTTCCTACTAAGATACCTCACTATTCCCCCCATGGTATGTGTAACTCCCTTGTTACATGAGTAATAAACGCAACTTATTCAACAAGAGGTGTGCTCCTAATGGGTTTTGGCTGGAGGGCACTGACGGTTGGAATAGTCAAGTTATTTGGTACAAGGATCTCTCTTTCCATCTTTAACCTGAAGAGGCTGTATCAAGTTTTGTACTCCCAAGACAGATAGTAGATGATTCCCTTACAAAAGACAAATGTTAACTTTTGcataatcaaaaaaacaaaaacatgattttCTTATAAATTAGTTCCCTCCATGATTTTCTTAGTCTATTTCACTACTGGGTAGAAAAAATTAATAGCAACCACTTTTCCAAGAGCCTCTTTTATGTCCTGGTTTCTCAGGCTGTAGATGAAGGGGTTCAGCATGGGAGTCACCATAGAGACATCGCATCACAGCAGCTGCTATGTCTATCTCAGCTGAGTGGGAGGATAAAGGGTTGAAATACAGAAATATCATGGTGCCATAGAAGAGGAAAACCATAGCCAGGTGGGAGCCACAGGTGGAGAAGGTTTTCCATCTTCCCTTTGTGGACTGGACTCTCAGGACAGCACAGTTGATAAGGATATATGATACCAGGATGCAAACAAATGGGGTGCTCATTACTGGCCGTGCTTCAATTAGAATCATCACCTCACTGAGGTGTGTATCAGAGCAGGAGAGTTTCAGGAGTGTGGTCACATCACAGAAGAAGTGGGGGATGGCATTGTCTGCACAGAATGAGAGTCAAGCCATCAGCAGGGTATGCAACAGCATATCCAGGTTGGCAATGACCCACGATCCAGTAACCAGCAGGGCACAGAGCTGGTGGGTCATCTTTGCGTAGTAGTGTAAGGGGTGGCATACAGCAACAAAGTGGTCATAGGCCATCACAGCCAAGAGGAAATTGTCCATGTCCATGAACGTGAAAACAAAATACATCTGCGCGAGACACCTAGAGAAGGGGATGGTCTGCTTCCTGAGTATGTGGTTGGCCAGCATCTTGGGGACAGTGGTGGAGGAGAAGCAGATATCCACGAAGGACAGGTTGCAGAGGAAGAAGGACATGGGGATGTGCAAGTGGGAGTCCGTGCTGATGGCCAAGAGGATGAGCAGGTTTCCCAAGACTGTGGCCAGTTACATGCTCAGGAAGAGCACGAAGAGGAGCTGCTGCTGCTAGGGCTGCCTGGAGAGTCCCAGGAGGAACTCAGAGTTACTTGACTGGTTTGTCTCTCCCATGGGGCTGGACTCAGATGcagagaagagaagcagaagTCAGAAACCTAGAAGCAAAGGGTTTGGGTGCAATAACCCAAGCTCCAGCCATGGTCATGTTAATAAAACCTACATTAGAGTTGCTCAGTCAGAATCTGCCCCTAATCCCTAAACCCTCAACTTCCGACCTCCAGTCCTAGATGATGCTGGTTCCACtggactaatttttttaattatatgaaatacaacataaaaacaacacacaggcacatacacaGTCCTTCCCTGACATTATGTGCATCTCTATGAACATTCCCAGGCTTTTGCCCACTTAGTAGATcgtagagagaagagaaacagctCATTGGTACTGGGTTTATCACAAGCAACAGATGAGGGATTCAGGACTTTTACTACTACTCCCTGGATCTGGAAGATTTAACAAAGGAGGTTCTTCAGAGAACTTCAccggggacttccctagtggcacagtgattaagaatccacctgccaatgcaggggacatgggttcgagccctggtccggaaagatcccacatgccttagaACAGctaaacccacgcaccacaactactgagcctgcgctctacagcccgtgagccacaactactgaagcccgcgtgcctagaacccgtgctccgcaacaagggaagccactgcaatgataagCCCAAACACcacatgaagagtagcccctgttcgctgcaactagagaaagcccgcgcgcaaaaaagaagacccaacgcagcctaaaataaataaattaattttttttaaaaaaagaacttcacCCATAAGTAAAGAAATATTGACATCCCCACCGTTACAATCTTACCTGGGAGAAGTTCGTGCTGTTGCTATCAAGTGTTCTTCACCTTTGAGGAACTGGACAGTGCTCCTCTTTATTATAAGGTTTGGAAAGTCTTGGAAATATAGGTAGGTCCTAAGCAAATGAGGAGCGGAGATTCATGGCCTTAGCTCTCCGTGCAGGATGTTTGGGGGTATCAGAGATGGATATTTACAGTAGCCTCCATGGCCACTGGGACCAGATTCCCTGAGAGCCTTATTAGAGACAAGCAGAAAGTAATTGTCCCACCTATTTCCTGGTCCCCATGAGCCCAACCATGATGAATGCCAAAGCATATGATCTAACTCCTGGGTCAAAACTTGGAGATAAAGCAATCTGGGTGGAAGAAGTCCCAGAGAAAACTCCCTGAGATTTCCAAATTCATCACCTTGCTGATCTGGGCTTATGTTTATGTATTTGAAAGTTCAgttattaaaagatttttcttctcattttcttagcTCAGAAACTGGGGTTATTGCAGTGTTATCTGAGTCAACCCCTAATATCTATCCAGTCATTTACTGATTAGAGCTAGTGATGCATTTGCAGACGGGGATGctggggttgggtgggggtggAAGTACAGAGTTGTGCTTAATCCTGTAAAGCATTTGATGTAAAGGATTAGCCTCGTGGGAGAGATGTATCAGAGAGCACAGCATACCAGGATTGAGAAACTCCAGGCTCCCAGAGTAGACTTCT from Tursiops truncatus isolate mTurTru1 chromosome 15, mTurTru1.mat.Y, whole genome shotgun sequence includes:
- the OR1F1 gene encoding LOW QUALITY PROTEIN: olfactory receptor 1F1 (The sequence of the model RefSeq protein was modified relative to this genomic sequence to represent the inferred CDS: inserted 2 bases in 1 codon; substituted 3 bases at 3 genomic stop codons), translating into MGETNQSSNSEFLLGLSRQPXQQQLLFVLFLSMXLATVLGNLLILLAISTDSHLHIPMSFFLCNLSFVDICFSSTTVPKMLANHILRKQTIPFSRCLAQMYFVFTFMDMDNFLLAVMAYDHFVAVCHPLHYYAKMTHQLCALLVTGSWVIANLDMLLHTLLMAXLSFCADNAIPHFFCDVTTLLKLSCSDTHLSEVMILIEARPVMSTPFVCILVSYILINCAVLRVQSTKGRWKTFSTCGSHLAMVFLFYGTMIFLYFNPLSSHSAEIDIAAAVMRCLYXVTPMLNPFIYSLRNQDIKEALGKVVAINFFYPVVK